From Novosphingobium resinovorum, the proteins below share one genomic window:
- a CDS encoding phage terminase large subunit family protein, whose translation MSAPARRMLVKDRPASYRSLEELIAAATEAVAPPERITVTEAAKKYVRIKEKNYSGLWSEDKTPYLVEPQNVLTSLAYQGMVFVGPARTGKSQMWLNWMSHSAICDPADMMLVQMSQGRAREFSQSDLRKHFRNSADVRAKLVPGRVNDNVFDKTFISGMRVTIVHPSINEFSGKTVGRNWAMDYDRLPLSIDGEGDAWTLLSKRGETLGRYAMTVVESSPGFDVNDARWIPSSPHEAPPCEGILSLYNMGDRRRRYWSCPHCGQKFEPDFKLFDYPASADPHDAAEQVVMVCPGNGCRLVPDLKHDLEHDGRWLREGEIWLEDGSVVGQPRRSDIASFWLKGPSAAFNTWQKLVLNYLNAKSDFERTGSEEKLRAVTNTSFGLPYTPKSIEAGRLPDELKKRARAYNYRGEVPEGVRFLVTTVDVQKDSFVVHTFGIAPVTMVGGAQSMDVYHVDMWKITKSRRIDADGHPLKLDPASFKEDWHVLIDQVIEREYPLGDGSGRFMKAKLVACDSGGAASAAAVRLNKALDGPVVSVTSNAYDFWRYLRLHDPEQRNYHMKFHLLKGEPSRQDNMIRVDYPDSQQKDKWAIARGDVPVWKINSNVAKDQVSNMLGRTEPGGQFHFPEWFDVETGELENIDWLYTQLTAEIRLQSGWENRSRRRNEAFDLAAYCVAFLRMKDIKIDRLDWSQPPSWAAEWDVNDHVFDAQGARGTKPASESTSLEQLGSLLG comes from the coding sequence ATGAGCGCGCCCGCCCGCCGGATGCTCGTCAAGGACCGGCCCGCCAGTTACCGGTCGCTCGAAGAACTGATCGCCGCCGCCACTGAAGCGGTCGCGCCGCCGGAGCGCATCACCGTTACCGAGGCGGCGAAAAAGTACGTCCGGATCAAGGAGAAGAATTACTCCGGCCTCTGGTCCGAGGACAAAACGCCGTATCTCGTCGAGCCGCAGAACGTGCTCACCAGCCTGGCCTACCAGGGGATGGTATTTGTCGGCCCGGCGCGTACCGGCAAGTCGCAGATGTGGCTGAACTGGATGTCGCATTCGGCGATCTGCGACCCGGCAGACATGATGCTGGTCCAGATGTCGCAGGGCCGTGCGCGCGAGTTCTCCCAGTCGGATTTGCGCAAGCACTTCCGCAATTCTGCCGATGTCCGAGCAAAGCTGGTGCCCGGTCGTGTCAACGACAACGTCTTCGACAAGACCTTCATCTCCGGCATGCGCGTCACGATCGTCCATCCGTCGATCAACGAATTCTCCGGTAAGACGGTCGGTCGCAACTGGGCGATGGACTACGACCGCCTGCCGCTCAGCATCGACGGCGAAGGCGACGCCTGGACGCTGCTGTCGAAACGCGGCGAGACGCTGGGCCGATACGCCATGACCGTGGTGGAGTCGTCACCGGGCTTCGACGTCAACGATGCCCGGTGGATTCCTAGTTCGCCGCACGAGGCACCGCCGTGCGAAGGTATCCTGTCCCTGTACAACATGGGCGACCGCCGCCGCCGCTACTGGTCGTGCCCTCATTGCGGACAGAAGTTCGAGCCGGACTTCAAGTTGTTCGATTACCCGGCGTCCGCAGATCCGCATGACGCTGCTGAGCAGGTGGTCATGGTATGCCCGGGCAACGGATGCCGCCTTGTCCCCGATCTCAAGCACGACCTCGAGCACGACGGCCGCTGGCTTCGGGAAGGGGAGATCTGGCTCGAGGACGGCTCAGTGGTCGGGCAGCCGCGCCGGTCGGACATTGCGTCGTTCTGGCTGAAAGGCCCCTCGGCGGCATTCAACACGTGGCAGAAGCTGGTGCTGAACTACCTCAACGCCAAGTCCGATTTCGAGCGAACCGGCAGCGAAGAGAAATTGCGCGCCGTGACCAACACCTCGTTCGGCCTGCCTTATACGCCCAAGTCGATTGAGGCTGGGCGCCTGCCGGACGAACTGAAAAAACGCGCCCGGGCCTACAACTACCGCGGCGAGGTGCCGGAAGGTGTTCGGTTCCTAGTCACCACGGTCGACGTCCAGAAGGACAGTTTTGTCGTCCACACGTTCGGGATCGCTCCGGTCACAATGGTAGGCGGCGCCCAGTCCATGGACGTCTACCACGTCGACATGTGGAAGATCACCAAGTCGCGCCGCATCGATGCTGACGGTCACCCGCTGAAACTGGACCCGGCGTCGTTCAAGGAAGACTGGCACGTTCTCATCGACCAGGTCATTGAGCGTGAATACCCGCTCGGCGACGGGTCGGGGCGTTTCATGAAGGCGAAGCTGGTGGCCTGCGACTCTGGCGGCGCGGCATCCGCAGCAGCTGTTCGGCTGAACAAGGCGCTCGACGGCCCGGTGGTTTCCGTGACGTCCAACGCTTACGATTTCTGGCGCTACCTCCGTCTGCATGATCCAGAGCAGCGGAACTACCACATGAAGTTCCATCTGCTGAAGGGTGAGCCCAGTCGGCAGGACAACATGATCCGCGTCGATTACCCCGATTCGCAGCAGAAGGACAAATGGGCGATCGCTCGCGGCGACGTGCCGGTCTGGAAGATCAATTCCAACGTCGCCAAGGACCAAGTCTCGAACATGCTCGGGCGCACTGAGCCGGGCGGCCAGTTTCACTTCCCGGAATGGTTCGACGTCGAGACCGGTGAACTGGAAAACATCGACTGGCTCTACACGCAGCTGACGGCTGAAATCCGACTGCAGTCCGGCTGGGAGAACCGCAGCCGCCGCCGCAATGAAGCATTCGACTTGGCTGCGTACTGCGTCGCATTCCTGCGGATGAAAGACATCAAGATTGATCGTCTCGACTGGTCGCAGCCGCCGTCGTGGGCGGCCGAGTGGGACGTCAACGATCATGTGTTCGATGCGCAGGGTGCCCGGGGCACCAAGCCTGCTTCGGAGAGCACTTCGCTTGAGCAGCTGGGTAGCTTGCTGGGTTGA
- a CDS encoding DUF1441 family protein: MDEFESLVAEPRRKRGRPSNAELAARRESATSELNHQAELRKAAQGHQSLGLDQFGDPVPQNFLARLMRMDPQTVNQRLAKCRPAAIVGTRKVYYFHEAIHYLVKPKMTAEEFARTLNKADLPPEINKSFWDSQRSRVKYKIEAQEAWETEDVMQALGEVSMIFNDSLVSVVEEMRDRAKLTDEQTEILSAAIDEFRSEVREKLIDLPKQKFTGSMFAKPMFGIAEQPDGDPDIPAWDEDDGDFDD, encoded by the coding sequence GTGGACGAATTCGAAAGCCTCGTCGCCGAGCCGCGCCGAAAGCGCGGTCGCCCATCCAATGCGGAACTGGCTGCTCGCCGTGAATCTGCGACCAGTGAACTGAACCATCAAGCAGAACTGCGGAAAGCGGCCCAAGGTCACCAGTCGCTGGGACTCGATCAGTTCGGCGACCCGGTGCCGCAAAACTTCCTCGCGCGCCTGATGCGGATGGACCCCCAGACCGTCAACCAGCGCCTGGCGAAGTGTCGGCCGGCTGCGATCGTCGGCACCCGCAAGGTCTACTACTTCCACGAGGCGATTCATTATCTCGTGAAGCCGAAGATGACGGCCGAGGAATTTGCCCGGACGCTCAACAAGGCAGACCTGCCGCCGGAGATCAATAAGTCCTTCTGGGACAGCCAGCGCAGCCGCGTGAAGTACAAGATCGAAGCCCAGGAAGCCTGGGAAACGGAAGACGTGATGCAGGCACTGGGGGAGGTCTCGATGATCTTCAACGACAGCCTCGTCTCCGTGGTCGAGGAGATGCGTGACCGCGCGAAACTGACCGACGAGCAGACGGAAATCCTGTCAGCCGCGATCGACGAGTTTCGCAGCGAAGTTCGGGAAAAGCTGATCGATCTTCCCAAGCAGAAGTTCACTGGGTCGATGTTCGCCAAGCCGATGTTCGGCATCGCCGAGCAGCCTGACGGCGACCCGGACATTCCGGCGTGGGATGAGGACGACGGGGATTTCGATGACTGA
- a CDS encoding YodC family protein encodes MAFKKGDVVQLKSGGPKMTVDAVTGSTTIRVVWFAGSKMEMKHVDKDSIQTYSEPEKK; translated from the coding sequence ATGGCTTTTAAGAAGGGTGATGTAGTTCAATTGAAATCGGGCGGGCCGAAGATGACCGTTGATGCGGTGACAGGCAGCACCACCATTCGCGTTGTATGGTTCGCCGGTTCAAAAATGGAAATGAAGCACGTGGATAAGGATTCGATCCAAACTTATTCAGAGCCTGAGAAGAAATGA
- a CDS encoding DUF6953 family protein yields the protein MTPREAAEWMKSTVESEGVLSQFQAASELLTRDDEKLAYYDDSGNLCVGKPVLQAFLKITPDLVYERSSKQWCTRQDYHLPGRMQS from the coding sequence ATGACGCCTCGCGAAGCGGCTGAATGGATGAAATCGACTGTCGAAAGTGAGGGTGTGTTATCCCAATTTCAGGCAGCGAGTGAACTATTGACCCGCGATGACGAGAAGCTGGCATATTACGACGACAGCGGAAACCTCTGCGTCGGTAAGCCGGTCCTGCAAGCATTCCTTAAGATCACGCCTGACCTCGTCTACGAACGATCGTCAAAACAGTGGTGTACGCGCCAAGACTATCATCTGCCTGGTCGGATGCAGTCGTGA
- a CDS encoding AlpA family phage regulatory protein codes for MVPMGQQLEFWRLQRVCEVTGLSKSEIYRRVDEQRFPAPRKYPGSSMNFWPSNVVQNWQMSVLGDGFEELLG; via the coding sequence ATGGTGCCCATGGGACAGCAACTCGAATTTTGGCGCCTCCAGCGCGTTTGCGAAGTGACCGGACTCTCAAAGTCAGAGATCTATCGCAGAGTCGATGAGCAACGGTTTCCAGCGCCGCGGAAGTATCCCGGCTCGTCGATGAATTTCTGGCCTTCCAATGTCGTCCAGAACTGGCAGATGTCGGTACTCGGAGACGGTTTCGAGGAGTTGCTGGGATGA
- a CDS encoding tyrosine-type recombinase/integrase encodes MPISDTTCRNAKPRDKAYKLTDSEGLHLLVQTNGSRLWRLAYRFDGKQKTLSLGPYPSVSLAKARELRQEARTQLHLGHDPAEVRKQEVVESSQTFHSVSREWLGLWQVGKDAAHILRVENRLKKDVYPIFGNRHVAGIRAPEILEMLRKVEDRGALDIARRLRQTCDQIFRYAKASGLVENNPASADLLEAMKPKAKVTHMPSLADDELPEFLQRLDRYDGDVLTKDAIWFTLLTWVRTSETRFAEWSEIEGLGGEAPLWRIPAPRMKMGREHLVPLSAAAADVLSRLPRSSRYIFPGLKGKAMSENTMLYGIYRMGYHSRATIHGFRGTASTIANEAGWNKDWVERQLAHVEENKIRGAYNSAEWLPGRRDMMNWWAKLLATRRSQAVDDSLQSAVEDEFSQLLG; translated from the coding sequence ATGCCGATTTCTGACACTACCTGCCGCAATGCGAAGCCGCGCGACAAGGCTTACAAACTGACGGATTCCGAGGGTTTGCACCTTCTGGTACAGACTAATGGATCGCGGCTGTGGCGGTTGGCCTACCGATTCGATGGCAAGCAGAAGACGCTTTCGCTCGGCCCATACCCCTCTGTATCTCTCGCCAAGGCGCGGGAACTGCGACAGGAGGCGCGCACCCAGCTGCACCTCGGCCATGACCCGGCGGAAGTCCGGAAGCAGGAGGTCGTAGAGTCTTCCCAGACATTCCATAGCGTATCCAGGGAATGGTTGGGGCTGTGGCAGGTGGGCAAAGACGCCGCCCATATCCTGCGCGTCGAGAACCGTCTGAAAAAGGACGTGTACCCAATCTTTGGTAATCGGCACGTGGCCGGCATCCGGGCTCCCGAAATCCTCGAGATGCTCCGCAAGGTGGAGGACCGAGGCGCGCTGGATATCGCGCGGCGACTGCGTCAGACCTGTGATCAAATCTTCCGGTATGCAAAGGCGTCCGGACTGGTCGAGAACAACCCTGCATCTGCCGACTTGCTGGAAGCCATGAAGCCGAAGGCAAAGGTCACGCACATGCCGTCGCTTGCTGACGACGAGTTGCCGGAATTCCTGCAGCGTCTCGATCGGTACGACGGTGACGTTCTGACCAAGGATGCAATCTGGTTCACCCTGCTCACCTGGGTGCGCACTTCCGAAACGCGGTTTGCCGAGTGGTCTGAGATCGAAGGGCTCGGCGGTGAGGCACCGCTGTGGCGCATCCCAGCACCGCGGATGAAGATGGGCCGTGAACACCTCGTCCCGCTCTCAGCGGCGGCCGCTGACGTCCTGTCACGCCTTCCGCGATCCTCTCGGTACATCTTCCCCGGACTCAAAGGCAAAGCGATGTCAGAGAACACTATGCTCTACGGCATCTACAGAATGGGGTATCACAGTCGGGCAACGATCCATGGCTTCCGAGGCACCGCATCAACGATCGCCAACGAGGCCGGTTGGAACAAGGACTGGGTGGAGCGCCAGCTTGCCCACGTGGAAGAGAACAAGATTCGCGGTGCCTACAACTCTGCCGAGTGGCTGCCCGGCCGCCGGGATATGATGAATTGGTGGGCGAAGCTGCTTGCGACTAGGCGATCACAGGCTGTCGATGACAGTCTTCAGAGCGCCGTGGAAGACGAGTTCAGCCAGCTCCTCGGTTGA
- a CDS encoding 2'-5' RNA ligase family protein, producing MTEQSPDWPAKNWVATGPRKAGAPLLVTAELPSDVLGWADALRRAHYPPERNRLRAHVTLFHALPPSVEEELIDLLSDLARAAPPPARIEGLMKLGTGTALSIESLEMVALHAEIAERMHGLLTQQDAQPLRLHVTIQNKVTAQAARALQAELAPQLQPRKFRFRGFGLYAWEDGLWRPIRLISFRG from the coding sequence ATGACCGAACAATCGCCTGACTGGCCCGCCAAAAACTGGGTCGCGACCGGCCCGCGCAAGGCGGGCGCGCCTTTGCTCGTCACTGCGGAACTGCCGTCCGACGTGCTGGGCTGGGCGGATGCCCTCAGGCGTGCGCATTACCCGCCCGAGCGTAATCGCCTGCGCGCCCATGTGACGCTGTTCCATGCGCTGCCGCCATCGGTCGAAGAGGAACTGATCGACCTTCTGAGCGACCTCGCCCGTGCCGCGCCGCCTCCAGCGCGGATCGAGGGGCTGATGAAGCTGGGCACTGGCACGGCTCTTTCCATCGAAAGCCTGGAAATGGTGGCGCTCCACGCGGAGATCGCCGAGCGCATGCACGGCCTGCTCACCCAGCAGGACGCACAGCCGCTACGCCTTCACGTGACGATCCAGAACAAGGTGACGGCGCAGGCGGCGAGGGCGCTGCAGGCGGAACTGGCGCCGCAGTTGCAACCGCGCAAGTTCCGCTTTCGCGGCTTCGGACTCTATGCCTGGGAAGACGGTCTGTGGCGTCCGATCCGGCTGATATCTTTTCGTGGTTGA
- the mltG gene encoding endolytic transglycosylase MltG, whose translation MISRRGCGLAAVVAVLFVGSLWAFFGGWYGSGPLEEDKHFVVPTGASLGDVADRLEKQGVIASASGFKLRARVFGGGSGIKAGEFAIPAHASPSAVLAIISSDEIIRRFVTIPEGMPSVMVYDRLKAQTALTGDVSVPEEGSILPDTYNFENGEPREELVRRMQAAMSRTLKELWANRAKGLVVKTPEQAIVLASIVEKETGKPSERRMVAGLYSNRLRTGMLLQADPTIIYPITKGKRLGRRILQSEIQAVNGYNTYTMVGLPKGPITNPSRESIAAVLNPAKTDALYMVADGTGGHAFAGTLAEHNRNVAKWFAIRRERGEL comes from the coding sequence ATGATCTCCCGGCGCGGATGCGGCCTGGCGGCAGTCGTCGCCGTACTCTTCGTCGGGAGCCTCTGGGCCTTCTTCGGCGGCTGGTACGGCTCCGGCCCGCTGGAAGAAGACAAGCACTTCGTCGTCCCCACCGGCGCCAGCCTTGGGGACGTTGCGGACAGGCTGGAAAAGCAGGGCGTGATCGCCTCCGCTTCCGGCTTCAAGCTGCGCGCCCGCGTGTTCGGAGGCGGCAGCGGCATCAAGGCGGGCGAGTTCGCCATTCCCGCGCACGCCAGCCCCTCGGCCGTGCTGGCGATCATCTCCAGCGACGAGATCATCCGCCGCTTCGTGACGATCCCCGAAGGCATGCCCTCGGTGATGGTCTACGATCGCCTCAAGGCGCAGACGGCGCTGACCGGCGACGTTTCGGTGCCGGAAGAGGGCTCGATCCTCCCCGACACCTACAACTTCGAGAACGGCGAACCGCGCGAGGAACTGGTGCGGCGCATGCAGGCGGCGATGAGCCGCACGCTCAAGGAACTCTGGGCGAACCGCGCCAAGGGCCTCGTCGTAAAGACGCCGGAGCAGGCGATCGTCCTCGCCTCGATCGTCGAGAAGGAAACCGGCAAGCCCTCCGAACGGCGCATGGTGGCAGGGCTCTACTCGAACCGACTGCGGACCGGCATGCTGCTTCAGGCCGACCCGACGATCATCTACCCCATCACCAAGGGCAAGCGCCTCGGCCGCCGCATCCTCCAGTCGGAAATCCAGGCGGTCAACGGCTACAACACCTACACGATGGTCGGACTGCCCAAGGGGCCGATCACCAACCCCAGCCGCGAATCGATCGCGGCGGTGCTGAACCCGGCCAAGACCGACGCGCTCTACATGGTTGCGGACGGCACCGGCGGCCACGCCTTCGCAGGCACTCTGGCCGAGCACAACCGCAATGTCGCCAAGTGGTTTGCCATCCGCCGCGAGCGCGGCGAGCTGTAA
- the fabF gene encoding beta-ketoacyl-ACP synthase II: protein MRRVVVTGLGLVTPLGADVETVWANILASKSGAGPITKFDTTGQKCLIACEVKPADHEYGFDAGKRVDHKIQRQVDPFIVFGIDAAGQALEDAGLTDMSEEDKLMAGCSIGSGIGGLPGIESESLVLADKGPGRVSPHFVHGRLINLISGQVSIKYGLKGPNHAVVTACSTGAHSIGDAARMIKDGDADIMLAGGAESTVCPIGIAGFAQARALNCSYNDRPEQASRPYDKDRDGFVMGEGAGVLVLEEYEHAKARGAKIYCEVIGYGLSGDAYHVTAPHPDGDGAYRSMQMALKKAGMTPADIDYINAHGTSTMADTIELGAVRRLFGDAIGNVSMSSTKSAIGHLLGGAGAVESIFCILALRDQIVPPTLNLDNPDEGCEGVDLVPHVARKREVRAVLNNSFGFGGTNASLVMRKID, encoded by the coding sequence ATGCGTCGTGTCGTCGTAACCGGACTTGGTCTCGTCACCCCCCTGGGCGCTGACGTGGAGACCGTTTGGGCCAACATCCTCGCGAGCAAGTCGGGCGCAGGTCCGATCACCAAGTTCGACACGACGGGCCAGAAGTGCCTGATCGCGTGCGAAGTGAAGCCCGCCGATCACGAATACGGCTTCGACGCCGGCAAGCGCGTCGATCACAAGATCCAGCGCCAAGTCGATCCCTTCATCGTCTTCGGCATCGACGCTGCAGGCCAGGCGCTCGAGGACGCGGGCCTGACCGACATGAGCGAGGAAGACAAGCTCATGGCCGGCTGCTCGATCGGTTCGGGCATCGGCGGCCTGCCGGGCATCGAAAGCGAATCGCTGGTGCTGGCTGACAAAGGCCCCGGCCGCGTCTCGCCGCACTTCGTCCATGGCCGCCTCATCAACCTGATCTCGGGCCAGGTCTCGATCAAGTACGGCCTCAAGGGTCCGAACCACGCGGTCGTCACCGCCTGCTCGACCGGCGCGCACTCGATCGGCGACGCCGCGCGTATGATCAAGGACGGCGACGCCGACATCATGCTGGCGGGCGGCGCCGAATCGACCGTCTGTCCGATCGGCATCGCCGGTTTCGCGCAGGCCCGTGCGCTCAACTGCAGCTACAACGACCGCCCCGAACAGGCGAGCCGCCCCTACGACAAGGACCGCGACGGCTTCGTCATGGGTGAAGGCGCCGGTGTCCTCGTCCTGGAAGAGTACGAGCACGCCAAGGCGCGCGGCGCAAAGATCTACTGCGAAGTGATCGGCTACGGCCTGTCGGGCGACGCCTACCACGTCACCGCCCCGCACCCGGACGGCGACGGCGCCTACCGCTCGATGCAGATGGCGCTGAAGAAGGCCGGCATGACGCCTGCCGACATCGACTACATCAACGCCCACGGCACCTCGACCATGGCCGACACCATCGAACTGGGCGCCGTGCGCCGCCTGTTCGGCGACGCCATCGGCAATGTCTCGATGAGCTCGACCAAGTCGGCCATCGGCCACCTTCTGGGCGGCGCGGGTGCGGTCGAATCGATCTTCTGCATCCTTGCGCTGCGCGACCAGATCGTGCCGCCGACCCTCAACCTCGACAACCCGGACGAGGGCTGCGAGGGCGTCGACCTCGTGCCGCACGTCGCCCGCAAGCGCGAAGTGCGCGCCGTGCTCAACAACAGCTTCGGGTTCGGCGGTACCAACGCCAGCCTCGTGATGCGCAAGATCGACTAA
- a CDS encoding acyl carrier protein: MSDTADRVKKIVVEHLGVEAEKVTEDASFIDDLGADSLDIVELVMAFEEEFGVEIPDDAAEKISTVSDAIKYIEENKG, translated from the coding sequence ATGAGCGATACCGCCGATCGGGTTAAGAAGATCGTCGTCGAGCACCTCGGCGTTGAAGCCGAGAAGGTCACCGAGGACGCCAGCTTCATCGACGATCTGGGCGCCGACTCGCTCGACATCGTCGAGCTGGTCATGGCGTTCGAGGAAGAATTCGGCGTCGAGATTCCGGACGATGCCGCCGAGAAGATCAGCACCGTCTCCGATGCCATCAAGTACATCGAAGAGAACAAGGGTTAA
- the aspS gene encoding aspartate--tRNA ligase, which produces MTHPYRSHTCGALSAAEVGQTVRLSGWVHRKRDHGGVLFVDLRDHYGITQVVTDSDSPALAVLDSLRAESVVTIEGTVKARTEGTVNPNLATGEIEVYARVATVLGKAEELPMPVAGEQEYPEDIRLKYRFLDLRRETLHANIVKRTQIIRDMRRRMEDTGFTEYSTPILTASSPEGARDFLVPSRIHAGKFYALPQAPQQYKQLLMVAGFDRYFQIAPCFRDEDPRADRLPGEFYQLDLEMSFVTQEEVWETMEPVLRATFAEFAGDKPVTPAGEFRRIPHAQAMLDYGSDKPDLRNPLLIKDVTEHFVDSGFGIFAGIVANGGTIRAIPAPGAGAGSRKFFDDMNVWARGEGYSGLGYINIKDGVPGGPIAKNHGEEKTAALIAALGLGPNDGVFFAAGKEEQAAKLAGLARTRVGEQLGLIDKDRFELCWIVDFPFYEWDEDNKKVDFAHNPFSMPQGGMDALQNQDPLTIKAYQYDLVCNGFEIASGSIRNQSPELMVKAFEMTGLTQADVEDRFGGLYRAFQYGAPPHGGMAAGVDRIVMLLCGAQNLREITLFPMNQRAEDLLMNAPSHAEPKQLRELHLRVVEPVKQAAPAKSAE; this is translated from the coding sequence ATGACCCATCCCTACCGCTCCCACACCTGCGGCGCCCTGAGCGCGGCTGAGGTCGGCCAGACCGTCCGCCTCTCGGGCTGGGTCCATCGCAAGCGTGACCATGGCGGCGTGCTGTTCGTCGACCTGCGCGATCATTACGGCATCACCCAGGTCGTGACCGACAGCGACAGCCCGGCGCTCGCCGTACTCGATTCGCTGCGCGCGGAAAGCGTCGTGACGATCGAGGGCACCGTGAAGGCGCGCACCGAAGGCACCGTGAACCCCAACCTCGCCACCGGCGAGATCGAGGTCTATGCCCGCGTCGCCACCGTGCTGGGCAAGGCCGAGGAACTGCCGATGCCGGTCGCCGGCGAGCAGGAGTACCCGGAGGACATCCGCCTCAAGTACCGCTTCCTCGACCTGCGCCGTGAGACGCTGCACGCCAACATCGTCAAGCGCACGCAGATCATCCGCGACATGCGCCGCCGCATGGAAGACACCGGTTTCACCGAATATTCGACGCCGATCCTGACCGCTTCCAGCCCCGAAGGCGCACGCGACTTCCTGGTGCCCAGCCGCATCCACGCCGGAAAGTTTTACGCGCTGCCGCAGGCACCGCAGCAGTACAAGCAGCTGCTGATGGTCGCGGGGTTCGACCGCTACTTCCAGATCGCACCCTGCTTCCGCGACGAGGACCCGCGCGCCGACCGTCTGCCGGGCGAATTCTACCAGCTCGACCTCGAAATGAGCTTCGTCACCCAGGAAGAAGTCTGGGAAACGATGGAGCCGGTGCTGCGCGCCACCTTCGCCGAGTTCGCGGGCGACAAGCCGGTCACCCCGGCCGGTGAGTTCCGTCGCATCCCGCACGCGCAGGCGATGCTGGACTACGGTTCGGACAAGCCGGACTTGCGCAACCCGCTGCTGATCAAGGACGTGACGGAGCACTTCGTCGACTCGGGCTTCGGCATTTTCGCGGGCATCGTCGCCAATGGCGGCACGATCCGTGCGATCCCGGCTCCGGGCGCAGGCGCGGGCAGCCGCAAGTTCTTCGACGACATGAACGTCTGGGCACGCGGCGAGGGCTATTCGGGCCTCGGCTACATCAACATCAAGGACGGCGTCCCCGGCGGTCCGATCGCCAAGAACCACGGCGAGGAAAAGACCGCCGCGCTGATCGCCGCGCTCGGCCTTGGCCCGAACGACGGCGTGTTCTTCGCCGCGGGCAAGGAAGAGCAGGCCGCCAAGCTGGCGGGCCTCGCGCGCACCCGCGTTGGCGAGCAGCTGGGCCTGATCGACAAGGACCGCTTCGAGCTGTGCTGGATCGTCGATTTCCCGTTCTACGAATGGGACGAGGACAACAAGAAGGTCGACTTCGCGCACAACCCGTTCTCGATGCCGCAGGGCGGGATGGACGCGTTGCAGAACCAGGATCCGCTGACGATCAAGGCCTACCAGTATGACCTCGTCTGCAACGGCTTCGAGATCGCTTCGGGTTCGATCCGCAACCAGTCGCCCGAGCTGATGGTCAAGGCCTTCGAGATGACCGGCCTGACGCAAGCGGACGTGGAGGATCGCTTTGGCGGCCTCTACCGCGCGTTCCAGTACGGCGCGCCGCCGCATGGCGGCATGGCCGCCGGTGTGGATCGCATCGTGATGCTGCTGTGCGGCGCGCAGAACCTGCGCGAGATCACGCTGTTCCCGATGAACCAGCGCGCCGAGGACCTCCTCATGAACGCGCCGAGCCACGCCGAGCCCAAGCAGCTGCGCGAACTGCACTTGCGCGTGGTGGAGCCGGTCAAGCAGGCTGCGCCCGCCAAGTCGGCGGAGTAA